The Osmerus eperlanus chromosome 15, fOsmEpe2.1, whole genome shotgun sequence genome includes a window with the following:
- the LOC134034890 gene encoding basic helix-loop-helix domain-containing protein USF3 isoform X1, with protein MPEMTETQDLGHKPRRRKNKEIHNAVEKKRKEKINAGINRIGNLLPCSQALKQSKNMILDEAFRFITELKRQNDAMLLEGGDKGQAEEIRRLRRQLEELRKESGHYIELLKAHDINFLDDPSIHWKGKMRCAKVAKVTPNHQPSKGIIVYPNGNTMCAVGKEPGAGKQQEEAVFIQPSCDVILHHPHSYITVQGLCPLPTGTTALPQPTAPAPSLTAASSPATHLPYHFVPSLTALPQVVTTSRALVSEISTQLNTQLGAGTRSQSYTTPSSSGLLRAEAAGSTQTTWTTLQLAGNTVQPVCQNLPAPEISTTGQTMQQLTVCPVATKATVQPVHIQMRPQLPIKQAPITAHIQAQPSIQKPPHLQPSIITQPHLLPQCAVLPQTARVPKQPVLAHPALMPQPQTTVLQKASVVPHPQTAVLPQPALGPQPQAAVLPLLQTMQVLQVNPAGTTVAGVTASQNTNNPSVVILQQANPCSTQPVVREDLTNQTACQHIVIIQAPNQTSPVPQNPSVGMVTATVPVVSSQIISTSCTTSTTGLHTVGGKQLVHILPRPTATTTHTPQPAACPPASPASSAPQTITVNGQVFALKPMKTSDKGGSQGAQSTLQLVQPTSSEEPTTNVALNSLGALSSLNQSISQGMPQHSISSQGSLQLSGASPAYSVVQHHQLPPVSGSAPAPATPVRQLQSPSGTTAGRGGGMGKAAPKRIPTKRTKTTRRREPKQRRSTGTISARPVVAAEESPKQTGAVSQDAPPSATEAAGAVSGVANAPTVSDALKRSINSESFVCSAQSTLKNINVCTSQTGLTTSVQPALTVSGVNSTQGEVVVCIVGTSPTVGPAVSSQSKAHTHTQNKPAASQDRQAVSVTTGTAQIGSPPSAVTSSKQSKPGVTSAWATETRLATVSPATTACQPLVGTATSTQAEQLVSLQDSVLTTSVCQTRPANIQEHQFTPLVQAQPLAQTLVQTQPLAQTQPLAQTQPLAQTQPLAQTQPLAPSSVPSSTASSSAALLPVVPPMPAEFRKRTQTNRPSAQQPDQNNLASSSSSTAVLKLPDISEREREPQRGESNPRTAMEKESQRNNTTPSRKISALPQQVYSLDHQVTEQPNQTHQTSNTQTDSPMSAGAGGGRGFSVASMLPQAFTFTSEQADILALAMLEQDSSGGRVDIPISANTPTWEPPKSQQAPHSKERVTGPQTKVTKTTMEPVVAKPPSQVPVRGQAGESGVSGPSGARHPQNISYAQSHTHTQPHVQSQAHAGNVGTLSVNNLIRSSSSQQPYPGSPNMAVGQQGSVPSPVGTSALASQPSTPGHTSCSGNGQLSDYAPVKSSLMRASMGMGERQVKDISKRPAPEDVMLPSSNKRPKTCPSAAPSVGLMEVKTQDHGQSQMMIGQVPPSSSTVMSRLNPDGGGTLFSNNSFMSTVLRPTDSHCAPQHQEQSQPGVLHLPQGHSQHGATQPGQHLGPNQYLKQQQQQQQQQQDHQRHHLYQLQHHLTQPDPAQLHSLHQRALQQDQQHVQNAQKKRGLVRANQSGPPVGLQQKQHHLEKAGVHQQQQQQQQTQQHQQQHAQQPSQHQQQQQQQTHQQSQHQQQQPSQHQQAQHQQHQQQAQHQQQSQTQQHQQQSQQQQQQLQQHQSSHSRQQHLQQHLQQQQHFGASRHQEKSCEAQPAGPRAHHSSHLTQQEHHKSGQDHMQRLMSSRTLEQQLISQPGSNPASRPSDLACAPSRQERHRVSSYSAEALIGKTSSSGDQQQRMVGLHLQATRGSTQEQPDLRGYLDTSRGKGNIGHNPQNPRLSQEHPGPSDIQRVLECPPFKALGGRHQLGGFEVQVSRGGDMAPKSIPPSQRGPQGQQQGVFRMGVGSPGDGRPRGGYSGAHPGPQGVQIGAGLPRDQEGCHHSFMQSLLSPHISEQTNHQRAVQCCPPVSMEYSCVPGASAGDMQAKASSPSVPPTQKTPGMRLGEGNKGHLAQAGGNMHGGPGVRAGLPHPATPHSSSEPGRSSAPSRPPGAVSQRSRHLAPEAQPAKLRPGDRLRSGTLRPGNPFEPEGHLPLPTGGGVLLGRPQSGGEARRSSIVRFMADSSQVSGDNNLVPDQHLAQNFGFPPFIAEGGMNHPPPINANSTFIPPVSQSSSSRTPALLPVEPQNTIPSFYPSYSPAAHPSLPSDIPLQYFSNQMFTSPGADKASAAPLNNRFGSILSPPRPVGFAQASFPLLPDMPPMPITNSSGITAHLSNFSLTSLFPEIAAAMPSDGSSMPMSPLLSLSNTSSSDSGKQPNRPAHNISHILGHDGSSAV; from the exons ATGCCAGAGATGACTGAAACCCAGGACCTTGGCCATAAACCTAG aagaagaaaaaataaagaaattcaCAATGCTG ttgagaaaaagagaaaagagaagatcAATGCTGGTATTAACCGCATTGGGAATCTTCTGCCATGCTCTCAGGCACTGAAACAG AGCAAGAACATGATCCTCGATGAGGCTTTCCGCTTCATTACTGAGCTAAAGAGACAAAACGATGCAATGCTCCTTGAAGGAGGAGACAAAGGTCAAG CGGAGGAGATCCGGCGTCTCCGACGGCAActggaggagctgaggaaggagagcGGTCATTACATCGAGCTGCTCAAAGCCCACGACATCAACTTCCTGGATGACCCCAGCATCCACTGGAAGGGCAAGATGCGTTGCGCCAAGGTTGCCAAGGTGACGCCCAACCACCAGCCCTCCAAAGGGATCATCGTCTACCCTAACGGGAACACGATGTGTGCTGTGGGGAAAGAGCCCGGCGCTGGGAAACAGCAAGAGGAGGCCGTCTTCATCCAGCCGTCCTGCGACGTCATCCTCCATCATCCGCATTCCTACATCACCGTCCAGGGCCTCTGTCCTCTGCCCACCGGCACCACCGCCCTGCCGCAGCCCACCGCCCCAGCCCCTAGTCTGACTGCAGCATCCAGCCCAGCCACCCACCTCCCTTATCACTTTGTCCCTAGCCTTACAGCCCTCCCTCAGGTTGTGACTACATCCAGAGCTCTCGTCTCGGAAATCTCCACCCAGTTAAACACCCAGCTGGGGGCAGGGACCAGGAGTCAGAGCTACACCACCCCCTCCAGCTCAGGCCTGCTGAGggcggaggcagcaggcagcACGCAGACCACATGGACCACACTACAGCTGGCAGGGAACACAGTGCAGCCAGTCTGCCAGAATCTACCCGCCCCAGAGATTAGCACCACTGGCCAGACAATGCAACAACTGACTGTATGCCCCGTGGCCACCAAAGCTACAGTTCAGCCAGTTCATATCCAGATGAGGCCTCAGCTACCCATAAAACAGGCACCTATCACGGCCCATATCCAGGCCCAGCCCTCCATCCAGAAGCCCCCCCATCTACAGCCATCCATCATTACCCAGCCCCACTTGCTTCCCCAGTGTGCTGTCCTCCCACAGACAGCCAGAGTCCCAAAGCAACCTGTTCTAGCCCATCCTGCCTTGATGCCACAACCACAAACGACTGTACTACAAAAGGCTTCAGTGGTTCCCCATCCCCAGACAGCTGTCCTGCCCCAGCCAGCCTTAGGGCCGCAGCCCCAGGCGGCAGTGCTACCCCTGCTTCAGACTATGCAGGTGCTGCAGGTTAATCCTGCAGGCACGACTGTTGCCGGGGTGACCGCTTCGCAGAACACTAACAACCCCAGTGTTGTCATCCTGCAGCAAGCCAATCCGTGCTCTACCCAGCCAGTTGTCCGAGAGGACTTGACCAATCAGACAGCTTGCCAGCACATCGTTATCATCCAAGCCCCCAATCAGACGTCACCTGTTCCTCAGAACCCGTCGGTTGGCATGGTGACGGCTACGGTGCCTGTTGTCTCCAGTCAGATCATTTCAACCAGTTGCACTACTTCTACCACTGGCCTCCATACCGTTGGGGGGAAGCAGCTGGTTCACATTCTACCCCGGCCCACCGCAACAACAACCCACACGCCCCAGCCTGCCGCCTGCCCCCCAGCTTCACctgcctcctccgccccccagaCCATCACTGTGAACGGCCAGGTGTTCGCCCTGAAGCCCATGAAGACCTCCGACAAGGGTGGCTCTCAGGGAGCCCAGAGCACCCTTCAGCTGGTTCAGCCCACCAGCAGCGAGGAGCCCACCACCAACGTGGCCCTCAACAGTCTCGGGGCCCTTAGCAGCCTCAACCAGAGCATCTCTCAGGGCATGCCTCAGCACAGCATCTCCAGCCAGGGAAGCCTCCAGCTGTCTGGTGCCTCTCCAGCGTACTCAGTAGTGCAGCATCATCAGCTGCCTCCAGtgtctggctccgcccctgcccCCGCCACCCCCGTCAGACAGCTCCAGTCTCCCAGTGGAACGACAGCCGGACGAGGGGGTGGGATGGGGAAGGCAGCGCCTAAGAGAATCCCCACGAAGAGGACCAAGACAACAAGGAGGAGAGAACCCAAACAGCGACGGAGCACGGGCACCATTTCTGCCAGACCGGTAGTGGCAGCAGAAGAGAGTCCAAAACAGACGGGCGCTGTGTCTCAAGATGCCCCCCCTTCTGCTACAGAGGCTGCGGGTGCTGTTAGCGGCGTTGCTAACGCACCCACCGTCAGTGACGCATTAAAACGGAGCATTAACTCAGAGAGCTTTGTCTGCTCTGCACAGAGCACACTAAAGAATATAAATGTATGTACTTCACAAACTGGTCTGACCACATCTGTGCAGCCCGCGTTAACGGTTAGCGGCGTCAACTCGACTCAGGGTGAAGTCGTCGTCTGTATTGTTGGCACCAGTCCTACAGTCGGCCCTGCCGTTTCCTCCCAGAgcaaagcacacacgcacacacagaacaagCCCGCCGCTTCACAGGATAGGCAGGCCGTCTCCGTGACGACCGGCACGGCACAAATCGGATCGCCTCCGTCTGCCGTCACTTCTTCTAAACAAAGCAAACCCGGAGTCACCAGTGCCTGGGCCACAGAAACTAGACTCGCCACCGTCAGTCCGGCTACGACGGCATGTCAGCCTCTTGTCGGCACGGCCACTTCCACACAGGCAGAACAGTTGGTTTCCCTCCAGGACTCTGTGCTTACTACTTCGGTTTGTCAGACCAGGCCAGCCAACATACAGGAGCACCAGTTTACCCCCCTGGTCCAGGCCCAGCCCCTGGCCCAGACCCTGGTCCAGACACAGCCCCTGGCCCAGACACAGCCCCTGGCCCAGACACAGCCCCTGGCCCAGACCCAGCCCCTGGCTCAGACCCAACCCCTGGCCCCTTCCTCCGTACCCTCATCCACAGCTTCATCCTCTGCTGCTCTGTTGCCTGTTGTCCCTCCGATGCCTGCTGAATTCAGGAAACGGACTCAAACAAACCGACCCTCAGCCCAGCAGCCAGACCAGAACAACcttgcctcctcctcttcctccaccgctGTGCTCAAACTTCCAGACAtctccgagagagagagggagcctcAGAGAGGGGAATCGAACCCCAGGACGGCCATGGAGAAGGAGAGCCAGAGGAACAATACCACCCCTTCCAGAAAGATCTCTGCCCTCCCACAGCAAGTGTACTCCCTAGACCACCAGGTCACGGAACAACCAAACCAAACACACCAAACGTCGAACACGCAGACGGATTCTCCCATGTCCGCCGGagcggggggcgggaggggcttCTCTGTGGCGTCCATGCTGCCCCAAGCGTTCACCTTCACCTCAGAGCAGGCTGACATCCTGGCTTTGGCTATGCTGGAGCAGGACAGCTCAGGGGGGAGGGTAGACATCCCCATCTCCGCAAACACCCCTACTTGGGAACCCCCAAAGTCTCAGCAAGCCCCCCATAGCAAAGAGAGGGTTACGGGGCCTCAGACAAAGGTTACCAAGACGACCATGGAGCCAGTGGTAGCCAAACCGCCCTCCCAGGTGCCGGTTAGAGGTCAGGCCGGGGAGTCGGGTGTCAGCGGGCCCTCGGGGGCCAGACACCCGCAGAACATCAGCTACGCCCAgtctcacacccacacccagccccacgtCCAGAGCCAGGCGCACGCTGGAAACGTGGGCACCCTCAGTGTCAACAACCTCATCAGGTCCAGCTCCAGCCAGCAGCCCTACCCTGGCTCCCCCAACATGGCAGTTGGCCAGCAAGGCTCGGTCCCATCGCCGGTGGGCACCTCCGCGCTGGCGTCCCAGCCCTCTACCCCCGGCCACACCTCCTGCTCGGGGAACGGCCAGCTGAGTGACTACGCCCCCGTCAAGAGCTCTCTGATGAGGGCTTCCATGGGCATGGGGGAACGACAAGTGAAGGACATATCCAAGCGTCCCGCCCCGGAGGATGTGATGTTGCCCTCCAGCAACAAGCGTCCCAAGACCTGTCCGTCTGCGGCCCCCAGCGTGGGCCTTATGGAGGTGAAGACCCAGGACCACGGCCAGAGTCAGATGATGATTGGCCAGGTTCCCCCCAGCTCCTCAACCGTCATGAGCAGGCTAAACCCTGACGGAGGAGGCACCCTGTTCTCCAATAACTCCTTCATGAGCACGGTCCTCAGGCCCACAGACAGCCACTGTGCCCCCCAGCATCAGGAacagagccagccaggagtgCTGCACCTGCCCCAGGGGCATTCCCAGCACGGGGCGACCCAGCCTGGGCAGCATTTGGGGCCAAACCAGTACCtgaaacaacagcagcagcagcagcagcaacaacaggaCCACCAGAGGCACCACTTGTATCAGCTCCAGCACCATCTCACCCAGCCTGACCCTGCCCAACTGCATAGTCTCCACCAGAGGGCGCTGCAGCAGGACCAACAGCACGTCCAGAACGCCCAGAAGAAAAGGGGACTTGTCCGAGCCAATCAGAGCGGACCCCCTGTGGGTCTTCAGCAGAAACAGCATCACCTGGAGAAGGCTGGAGTgcatcaacaacaacagcagcagcagcagacacaaCAACACCAACAACAACATGCCCAGCAGCCAtcgcaacatcaacaacaacaacaacaacaaacgcaTCAGCAGTCGCAACATCAACAGCAGCAGCCGTCCCAACATCAACAAGCCCAACATCAGCAGCATCAACAGCAGGCACAGCATCAACAACAGTCCCAGACACAGCAGCATCAACAACagtcccagcagcagcagcagcagctacaGCAGCATCAGAGCTCCCActccagacagcagcacctgcagcagcacctgcagcagcagcagcactttGGAGCGTCTCGACACCAGGAGAAGAGCTGCGAGGCCCAGCCAGCGGGCCCCAGGGCGCACCACAGCAGCCACCTAACACAGCAGGAACACCACAAG TCTGGTCAGGACCACATGCAGCGTCTGATGAGCTCTAGGACCCTGGAGCAGCAGCTGATATCTCAGCCAGGCAGCAACCCTGCGTCTCGGCCCTCCGACCTGGCCTGCGCCCCGTCGCGCCAGGAGCGCCACCGCGTCTCCAGCTACTCCGCGGAGGCCCTCATCGGAAAGACCTCCTCAAGCGGCGACCAGCAGCAGCGGATGGTGGGGCTGCACTTGCAGGCCACGCGGGGAAGCACCCAGGAGCAGCCGGACCTGCGGGGGTACCTGGACACGTCCCGAGGGAAGGGTAACATCGGACACAACCCCCAGAACCCCAGGCTGAGCCAGGAGCACCCCGGGCCCTCGGACATCCAGCGGGTGTTGGAGTGCCCCCCATTCAAAGCCCTGGGAGGACGTCATCAGCTAGGTGGTTTTGAGGTGCAAGTGTCCCGCGGTGGGGACATGGCCCCCAagtccatccccccctcccagagaggTCCGCAGGGGCAGCAGCAGGGCGTGTTCAGGATGGGGGTCGGCTCTCCGGGGGATGGAAGACCCCGCGGGGGTTACAGTGGAGCCCACCCGGGGCCCCAGGGGGTGCAGATAGGGGCGGGGTTGCCCAGGGACCAGGAGGGTTGTCACCATAGCTTCATGCAGTCCCTTCTCTCTCCGCACATTTCAGAGCAGACTaaccaccagagggcagtgcAGTGCTGCCCTCCGGTCAGCATGGAGTACAGCTGTGTGCCGGGAGCCTCTGCAGGAGACATGCAGGCCAAGGCCTCCAGCCCCAGTGTGCCTCCTACTCAGAAGACCCCAGGtatgaggctgggagagggaaacAAGGGCCATCTCGCCCAGGCTGGTGGGAACATGCACGGAGGTCCCGGGGTACGAGCAGGCCTTCCCCACCCTGCTACCCCACACAGCAGCTCGGAGCCTGGCCGTAGTTCAGccccctccaggccccctgGTGCTGTCAGCCAGCGCTCGCGTCACCTCGCCCCGGAGGCCCAGCCTGCCAAGCTCCGGCCTGGGGACAGGCTTCGTTCAGGCACCCTGAGACCAGGAAACCCCTTTGAGCCTGAGGgccaccttcccctccccacTGGTGGAGGGGTGCTCCTGGGAAGACCCCAGTCAGGGGGCGAAGCACGTCGCAGCAGTATCGTCCGCTTTATGGCCGACAGCTCTCAAGTCTCCGGGGACAACAACTTGGTGCCTGACCAACACTTGGCCCAGAACTTTGGCTTCCCCCCCTTCATCgctgagggagggatgaaccACCCGCCCCCCATCAACGCCAACTCCACCTTCATCCCCCCGGTCAGCCAGTCCAGCTCCTCCCGCACCCCTGCCTTGCTCCCTGTGGAGCCCCAGAACACCATCCCCTCTTTCTACCCTTCCTACTCCCCTGCGGCCCACCCCAGCTTGCCTAGTGACATCCCTCTCCAGTACTTCTCCAATCAGATGTTTACGAGCCCCGGTGCAGACAAGGCTAGCGCCGCTCCGCTCAACAACCGCTTCGGCTCCATCCTCTCGCCTCCGCGCCCGGTCGGGTTCGCCCAGGCCAGCTTTCCCTTACTCCCCGACATGCCGCCCATGCCCATCACCAACTCCTCGGGCATCACCGCCCACCTGTCCAACTTCAGTCTCACGTCTCTGTTCCCGGAGATCGCCGCGGCGATGCCCTCCGACGG